A genomic segment from Glycine soja cultivar W05 chromosome 18, ASM419377v2, whole genome shotgun sequence encodes:
- the LOC114395952 gene encoding uncharacterized protein LOC114395952 gives MGNAAVTPCFHPKNSSSSSSSKLIFWDGTMRCLKGKHIAGEIMYEFPDKVVCHADSFFIGHPIPALALEDELIQGEAYFVLPIDSFTCKTLSISSLLSLGSDPSKSTIKFGECPFEYLKGSNGRVLIKVMPEFITRLINRSKRPCCPSSNDNNNFLCSTPELRKHYQMLVKSKDQVWSPKLETISENKVRFSPCRFI, from the coding sequence ATGGGAAATGCCGCAGTGACTCCATGCTTTCATCCAAAGAATTCCTCGTCATCGTCATCGTCGAAACTTATTTTTTGGGATGGCACCATGAGGTGTCTCAAGGGTAAGCACATTGCTGGTGAGATCATGTATGAGTTTCCAGACAAGGTAGTTTGCCATGCAGATTCTTTCTTCATTGGACACCCAATTCCTGCTTTAGCTTTAGAGGATGAGCTCATTCAAGGTGAAGCTTATTTTGTTCTCCCCATTGATAGCTTCACATGCAAAACCCTTTCTATTTCTTCACTCTTGTCCTTGGGATCAGACCCTAGCAAGTCCACCATCAAATTTGGGGAATGCCCTTTTGAGTACTTGAAAGGTTCCAATGGAAGGGTGTTGATAAAGGTCATGCCCGAGTTCATCACAAGGCTAATCAATAGAAGTAAAAGACCTTGTTGCCCCAGCAGCAACGACAACAACAACTTCCTATGCAGCACTCCTGAGTTGAGAAAACACTACCAAATGCTAGTGAAATCCAAGGACCAAGTTTGGTCACCTAAGCTTGAAACCATTTCGGAAAACAAGGTTAGGTTTTCACCGTGTAGATTTATATAG
- the LOC114396981 gene encoding uncharacterized protein LOC114396981 encodes MLHGFGLHDSSNTYKVVIVTPYAKLQNFEVRVHNMVILVGEMFCHALLFTHWDPLMDSLRVAISSVPYLRVLKGCLCLARDYKRTHFVVWLMKEFGVEKSWTQLLNVSYEHIKIEDPYMQQ; translated from the exons ATGTTACATGGGTTTGGACTCCATGATTCGAGTAACACTTACAAGGTGGTGATAGTGACTCCATATGCTAAATTACAGAATTTTGAGGTGAGAGTTCACAACATGGTGATACTTGTTGGAGAAATGTTTTGCCATGCCCTACTTTTCACACATTGGGACCCACTGATGGACAGTTTGCGAGTGGCTATATCAAGTG TGCCTTATCTTCGGGTTTTGAAGGGTTGTTTGTGTCTTGCTCGTGATTACAAGAGAACGCATTTTGTTGTTTGGCTAATGAAGGAGTTTGGAGTTGAAAAATCTTGGACCCAATTGCTAAATGTAAGTTATGAGCATATTAAAATCGAAGATCCTTATATGCAGCAATGA